Proteins co-encoded in one Puntigrus tetrazona isolate hp1 chromosome 20, ASM1883169v1, whole genome shotgun sequence genomic window:
- the hebp2 gene encoding heme-binding protein 2, with the protein MLKAIGQTLFSTGLQNPKFTAQQSKGEDYEVRTYHTTNWVSTAVIGMEQDPAFSTGFKRLFKYIQGNNDKKCKVEMTAPVSCLIEPGAGPTCESTFTVSFYIPEEHQADPPKPTDPDVFIENRKEVTVFVRTYGGFTNSESSHAELLKLIESLKRDGMKFKEAPFYRAGYDSPFKLTNRRNEVWLIKEDE; encoded by the exons ATGCTTAAAGCCATCGGTCAAACTTTGTTTTCTACTGGACTCCAGAACCCAAAATTCACTGCTCAACAGAGTaag GGTGAAGACTATGAGGTCCGCACTTACCACACAACAAACTGGGTCAGCACAGCTGTGATTGGCATGGAGCAGGACCCAGCCTTCAGCACAGGCTTCAAAAGACTCTTCAAATACATTCAGGGGAATAATGACAAGA AGTGTAAGGTGGAGATGACGGCACCAGTGAGCTGTCTGATCGAGCCCGGTGCAGGACCCACTTGTGAAAGCACCTTCACTGTGTCCTTCTACATCCCTGAGGAGCATCAGGCTGACCCACCCAAACCCACCGATCCAGATGTTTTCATCGAGAACAGAAAAGAGGTCACGGTTTTTGTGAG GACCTATGGAGGCTTTACTAATAGTGAAAGCAGCCATGCAGAGCTTCTCAAACTGATAGAGAGCCTTAAGAGGGATGGGATGAAATTCAAGGAGGCTCCTTTCTACAGAGCGGGGTATGACAGCCCCTTCAAACTGACCAACCGCAGGAACGAGGTGTGGCTGATCAAAGAAGACGAATAA
- the acat2 gene encoding acetyl-CoA acetyltransferase, cytosolic has product MNTDAIVIVSAARTPIGSFNGALSSVPLNDLGTLVIKDVLKRANVKPEEVSEVIMGHVLTAGHGQNPARQASVAAGIPYSVPAWSCQMICGSGLKAVCLGAQSIMTKESTIVIAGGMESMSRAPHIVQMRSGVKMGDATMQDSILTDGLTDAFYNYHMGVTAENVAKQWGVSRDAQDQFAVTSQNRTEAAQKAGHFHQEIVPVTVPSRKGPVEVKADEFPRHGSNVDAMSKLKPCFVKDGSGTVTAGNASGINDGAAATVLMSQSEAQRRGLKPMARITAWAQAGLDPSVMGTGPIPAIRKAVDKAGWKLDEVDLFEINEAFAAQSIAVVKELGLNPAKVNVCGGAISLGHPLGMSGCRVLVTLLHALQRTGGRKGIASLCIGGGMGIAMCVERE; this is encoded by the exons ATGAACACGGATGCGATTGTTATCGTTTCTGCCGCGAGGACTCCTATAG GATCCTTCAATGGAGCCCTTAGTAGTGTACCTCTCAATGATTTGGGGACATTAGTCATTAAAGATGTGCTTAAGAGAGCCAATGTAAAGCCAGAAGAAGTCTCAGAAGTCATCATGGGTCATGTCCTCACTGCAG GGCATGGGCAGAACCCTGCCCGGCAGGCAAGTGTTGCTGCTGGTATCCCATACTCAGTACCAGCCTGGAGCTGTCAGATGATCTGTGGATCTGGCCTGAAGGCTGTGTGTCTTGGTGCTCAGTCCATCATGACTAAAGAATCCACTATAGTCATAGCAGGAGGCATGGAGAGCATGAGTCGG GCTCCTCATATAGTGCAGATGAGGTCAGGGGTGAAGATGGGAGATGCTACTATGCAGGACTCTATACTGACCGATGGACTCACAGACGCCTTTTACAATTACCACATGGGAGTCACGG ctgaGAACGTGGCCAAGCAGTGGGGGGTGTCCCGTGATGCTCAGGACCAGTTTGCCGTGACGTCACAGAACAGAACTGAAGCAGCTCAGAAGGCTGGACACTTTCACCAGGAGATTGTGCCAGTTACTGTTCCCTCTAGGAAAG GTCCAGTCGAGGTCAAAGCTGATGAGTTTCCACGGCATGGCAGTAATGTTGATGCTATGTCCAAGCTGAAGCCTTGTTTTGTGAAGGATGGTTCCGGTACAGTGACAGCTGGCAATGCATCCG GCATAAATGATGGAGCTGCAGCTACTGTTCTCATGAGCCAATCGGAGGCCCAGAGGCGGGGCTTAAAACCAATGGCACGCATCACAGCCTGGGCTCAGGCAGGCCTTGACCCTTCAGTCATGGGAACAGGGCCAATTCCAGCCATTAGAAAAGCT GTTGATAAAGCCGGATGGAAGCTGGATGAAGTTGATCTATTTGAGATAAATGAAGCTTTTGCTGCTCAGTCTATTGCAGTGGTAAAGGAGCTCGGTCTAAACCCTGCTAAG GTGAATGTGTGTGGAGGGGCAATCTCTCTCGGACATCCCCTCGGTATGTCCGGCTGTAGAGTGTTGGTGACCCTGCTTCATGCGCTTCAGAGGACAGGGGGACGAAAAGGGATCGCTTCATTGTGTATTGGAGGTGGAATGGGTATTGCCatgtgtgtagagagagaatAA
- the sod2 gene encoding superoxide dismutase [Mn], mitochondrial, protein MLCRVGYVRRCAATLNPVLGAVTSRQKHTLPDLPYDYGALEPHICAEIMQLHHSKHHATYVNNLNATEEKYQEALAKGDVTTQVSLQPALKFNGGGHINHTIFWTNLSPNGGGEPQGELLEAIKRDFGSFQKMKERMSAATVAVQGSGWGWLGFDKDSGRLRIAACANQDPLQGTTGLIPLLGIDVWEHAYYLQYKNVRPDYVKAIWNAVNWENVNERLQAAKK, encoded by the exons ATGCTGTGCAGAGTCGGATATGTCCGCAG GTGTGCTGCCACCCTGAACCCGGTCTTGGGTGCTGTGACCTCCAGACAGAAGCACACACTGCCTGACCTCCCATACGACTATGGTGCTCTTGAGCCTCACATCTGTGCTGAGATAATGCAGCTTCACCACAGCAAGCACCATGCAACATATGTCAACAACCTCAACGCCACCGAGGAAAAATATCAAGAGGCACTGGCCAAgg GTGATGTGACAACTCAAGTCTCCCTTCAGCCTGCGCTGAAATTTAACGGTGGTGGCCACATTAATCATACCATATTCTGGACAAATCTGTCACCGAACGGTGGAGGAGAGCCGCAGG GAGAGCTGTTGGAAGCCATTAAGCGTGACTTTGGCTCGTTTCAGAAGATGAAGGAGAGGATGTCAGCTGCCACAGTGGCCGTTCAGGGCTCAGGATGGGGCTGGCTGGGTTTTGATAAGGACAGTGGAAGACTGAGGATCGCTGCTTGTGCAAACCAAGACCCTTTGCAGGGCACTACAG GTCTCATCCCACTACTTGGTATAGATGTCTGGGAGCATGCATACTATCTCCAGTATAAGAATGTTAGACCGGACTATGTTAAGGCCATCTGGAATGCTGTGAACTGGGAGAATGTCAACGAGCGTCTCCAAGCTGCCAAGAAATAA
- the LOC122324754 gene encoding pre-mRNA-splicing regulator WTAP has protein sequence MTNEEPLPKKVRLSESDMKTLTREELCTRWKQHEAYVQMLEAKYADLNSNDVTGLKESEEKLKQQQQESARRENILVMRLATKEQEMQECTTQIQYLKQVQQPSAAQLRSSMVDPAINLFFLKMKAELEQTKDKLEQAQNELSAWKFTPDSQTGKKLMAKCRMLIQENQELGRQLSQGRIAQLEAELALQKKYSEELKSSQDELNDFIIQLDEEVEGMQSTILVLQQQLRESRQQLSQMNTQGTSSGAGPSRTSPSAASEPSIQSEPANASCSNVAKDCGRVSNGPSNGSSSQRGASGSSLYREASSADEDYPPSPSVSSPTHGGMSKLSNHSEDAASQRGGEGYMTQLSAGYESVDSPTGSETSVTQHSNDTDSNADSHEAAAVSKGSRTAGMRHSTQNGLDSSAATVATNTSNASTGSVL, from the exons ATGACCAATGAAGAACCTCTCCCGAAGAAG GTTCGCCTTAGTGAATCTGACATGAAGACCCTCACCCGAGAGGAGCTGTGCACAAG GTGGAAACAGCACGAAGCTTATGTCCAGATGCTTGAGgcaaaatatgctgatttaaact CCAATGATGTGACGGGTCTGAAAGAGTCTGAGGAGAAGTTGAAGCAGCAACAGCAGGAATCCGCGCGCAGAGAAAACATCCTAGTGATGAGGCTTGCTACTAAAGAGCAGGAAATGCAAGAGTGTACA ACCCAAATCCAGTACCTGAAGCAAGTCCAGCAACCGAGCGCAGCTCAGCTGAGATCGTCCATGGTGGACCCAGCCATCAACTTATTTTTCCTCAAAATGAAGGCTGAACTGGAACAGACTAAAGACAAACTGGAGCAAGCCCAAAATGAACTGAGTGCCTGGAAATTTACACCTGATAG CCAGACTGGTAAGAAGCTGATGGCGAAATGTCGCATGCTGATCCAGGAGAATCAGGAGTTGGGCAGGCAGCTGTCTCAGGGGCGCATCGCCCAGCTGGAGGCCGAGCTCGCCTTGCAGAAGAAGTACAGCGAAGAGCTCAAGAGCAGCCAAGATG AGCTCAATGACTTCATCATTCAGCTGGATGAGGAGGTGGAGGGCATGCAGAGCACCATCCTGGTTCTTCAGCAGCAGCTGAGGGAGAGCAGGCAGCAGTTGTCTCAGATGAACACCCAAGGCACTTCTAGTGGAGCTGGTCCAAGCAGAACTTCACCTTCAGCGGCCTCTGAACCTTCCATTCAAAGCGAACCTGCAAACGCCTCCTGCTCGAATGTTGCAAAAGACTGCGGAAGGGTGTCCAACGGACCCTCCAACGGGAGCTCATCTCAGAGGGGCGCATCTGGGTCCAGTCTGTACAGGGAAGCGAGCAGCGCAGATGAAGATTACCCACCATCTCCATCTGTCTCCAGCCCCACTCATGGTGGCATGTCAAAACTGTCCAACCACTCAGAAGATGCAGCAAGCCAGAGGGGCGGAGAAGGGTACATGACTCAACTAAGTGCGGGCTATGAGAGCGTGGACTCACCAACAGGCAGCGAGACGTCAGTGACCCAGCACTCGAACGATACAGACTCCAATGCTGACTCCCATGAGGCCGCTGCCGTCTCCAAAGGCAGCAGGACTGCGGGTATGAGGCACAGCACTCAGAATGGCTTGGACTCATCTGCAGCAACAGTTGCCACCAACACCTCCAATGCCTCCACAGGGTCTGTTTTGTAA
- the kif25 gene encoding kinesin-like protein KIF25: MPLFINRDQIFAHQVHLLEHKLRSKEERILELETENALLHLRLAECLGKLRDEREEKIHVQRQKHQQQRKVQKSTNVALSRLLSEVQVLKQDLKDVFAIYVGFAKELEEQSKQLFECVGTARNAVQHVQRDDVQKLRIQLTALEGSLQEEKERCREERLRRRLLHNTLVELRGNIRVHCRLRPVLHFDHIPGSPTTNGSSSSCEAVVQAVNDDSVFVNCTKTSSPAMSKVFEFERVHGPEDSQETVFAEVKPLLTSLLDGYNVCIMAYGQTGSGKTHTMIGSEDPTAAVQDSQQGIIPKAANELFKLISEKPADSHTVEMSVVEVYNNEVMDLLARDEDGVTVGVKREVITTSTGTSEVPCLTYELVRSSAEVMQLINSVLKLRSHSPTLVHMDSSRSHFIVTLTVTSKSPDALALARRLQNARQDVQRVSQKEWWSPRCRRAASSRSSSPASSPCHSPSHSPCPSPRPSITQPPIKTKLQLVDLAGSECVGMSGVTGAALWESSCINRSLSALSDVLGALAERRPHVPYRNSKLTHLLQDAIGGDAKLLIMLCVSPTQRFLTESLQSLGFGARARQVQREPPRRKNTALKMK, from the exons ATGCCGCTCTTTATTAATCGAGACCAGATTTTTGCACATCAAGTCCATCTTCTAGAGCACAAACTACGG AGTAAAGAGGAGCGTATTTTGGAGTTGGAAACAGAGAACGCTCTTCTTCATCTGAGACTCGCTGAG TGTCTGGGTAAACTCCGCGATGAGAGGGAGGAGAAAATCCATGTCCAGAGGCAGAAACATCAGCAGCAGAGGAAAGTGCAGAAGTCCACAAACGTAGCTCTCTCCAGACTTCTGTCTGAAGTTCAG GTTCTGAAACAGGACTTGAAGGATGTCTTTGCCATCTATGTGGGGTTTGCCAAAGAGCTGGAGGAACAGAGCAAGCAGCTGTTTGAATGTGTGGGCACTGCCAGAAATGCTGTTCAGCATGTCCAAAGGGATGACGTTCAGA agCTCCGTATTCAGCTGACAGCACTTGAAGGCTCTTTACAGGAAGAGAAGGAGAGGTGCAGAGAGGAGCGTCTGAGGAGGAGGCTGCTCCACAACACCCTGGTT GAGCTAAGGGGGAATATCAGAGTTCACTGCAGGCTGCGTCCAGTCCTACACTTCGATCACATCCCAGGATCGCCCACAACCAATGG atCTTCATCTTCGTGTGAAGCAGTAGTGCAGGCGGTCAATGAT GACTCTGTTTTTGTGAACTGCACCAAAACCTCCAGTCCTGCGATGAGCAAAGTATTCGAGTTTGAGAG AGTTCATGGTCCAGAAGACAGCCAAGAGACTGTGTTTGCAGAGGTGAAACCCCTTCTAACATCCCTACTTGATGG GTATAATGTGTGTATCATGGCCTATGGCCAAACAGGCAGTGGAAAGACACACACAATGATTGGCTCTGAGGATCCTACAGCTGCAGTGCAGGACTCTCAACAGGGCATCATTCCAAAAGCAGCCAATGAGCTGTTCAA GCTGATCTCTGAGAAGCCAGCGGACAGTCATACGGTGGAGATGTCAGTGGTGGAGGTCTATAATAATGAAGTTATGGACCTTCTGGCCAGAGATGAGGATGGGGTGACAGTTGGGGTAAAGAGAGAAGTCATCACCACCAGCACAGGCACCAGCGAGGTGCCCTGCCTAACATATGA gttgGTGCGGAGCTCTGCAGAGGTAATGCAGCTGATCAATTCTGTGTTAAAACTAAGATCTCACAGTCCCACCCTGGTGCACATGGACTCCTCCAGATCTCATTTCATCGTCACTCTCACCGTCACCTCCAAAAGCCCAGATGCACTGGCTCTAG CCCGTCGTCTGCAGAACGCCCGACAGGATGTCCAGCGGGTGTCTCAGAAGGAGTGGTGGAGCCCACGCTGCCGCAGGGCCGCTTCCTCACGCTCGTCTAGCCCCGCCTCCTCGCCGTGCCACTCCCCCTCCCACTCACCATGCCCCTCCCCCCGACCCAGCATCACACAGCCCCCCATCAAAACCAAGCTGCAGCTGGTGGACCTGGCTGGGAGCGAGTGCGTAG GGATGTCAGGTGTGACCGGTGCGGCTCTGTGGGAAAGCTCCTGTATAAACCGCAGTCTCTCTGCTTTGTCTGATGTTCTGGGAGCTCTGGCTGAAAGACGACCTCATGTACCCTACCGCAACAGCAAACTAACACATCTACTACAGGACGCCATAG GAGGGGATGCCAAGCTTCTGATAATGCTGTGTGTATCTCCCACTCAACGCTTCCTCACCGAATCTCTTCAGTCCCTGGGGTTCGGTGCCCGAGCCAGACAGGTTCAGAGAGAGCCGCCACGCAGGAAAAACACGGCTCTGAAGATGAAGTAA